The following proteins come from a genomic window of Sander vitreus isolate 19-12246 chromosome 14, sanVit1, whole genome shotgun sequence:
- the nrsn1l gene encoding neurensin 1-like yields MALCSEGCVSGSGGESSRSEAGSSCLQFGVRSYLHHFYEECSSSMWERDPEDPGFAQSQRSTLWWNSAVWKVSLALGLLILTAGIASLSVGYSTPHKIESFGEGELFFLDSRAVRFNRGLHLSTAAGIGLCCFGSALAAMGVVFWILPRANLKERLFHRPGEGERREESGSKWKGFRDPGDVVTNPPGIEGNKPITLSKVEIVQSTS; encoded by the exons ATGGCGCTGTGCTCTGAGGGCTGTGTCTCTGGCTCAGGAGGAGAATCCTCCAGGAGTGAG GCGGGTTCTAGCTGTCTTCAGTTTGGGGTTCGTTCCTATCTGCACCACTTCTATGAGGAGTGCTCGTCCTCCATGTGGGAGAGAGACCCCGAGGATCCGGGGTTCGCCCAGAGCCAGAGGTCAACCCTGTGGTGGAACTCAGCAGTCTGGAAG gTGTCCTTGGCCCTGGGTCTCCTGATCCTGACTGCAGGTATTGCCAGCCTGTCAGTCGGTTACTCTACTCCCCATAAAATCGAGTCGTTCGGAGAGGGGGAGCTGTTCTTCCTGGACAGCCGGGCTGTCAGGTTTAACAGGGGGCTGCACCTCAGCACCGCAGCCGGGATCGGGCTCTGCTGTTTCGGCTCAGCCCTGGCGGCGATGGGGGTTGTCTTTTGGATCCTCCCCAGGGCCAACTTGAAAGAGAGGCTGTTCCACAGACCGGGGGAAGGGGAACGGAGAGAAGAGTCAGGGTCAAAGTGGAAGGGATTTAGGGATCCCGGGGATGTGGTCACTAATCCGCCAGGTATAGAGGGGAACAAACCCATCACACTGTCGAAAGTGGAAATTGTGCAGTCCACTTCTTAA